Proteins encoded by one window of Ursus arctos isolate Adak ecotype North America unplaced genomic scaffold, UrsArc2.0 scaffold_22, whole genome shotgun sequence:
- the LOC113245870 gene encoding olfactory receptor 481-like, whose protein sequence is METENYTMVTEFIILGLTEDPTLCAIFFVVFLGIYVATILGNISIILLIHRSPQLHTPMYVFLSHLAFVDIGYSTSVTPIMIVSFLRERTTIPVAGCVAQLGSDVIFGTAECFLLAAMAYDRCVAICCPLLYSTHMSSRVCIILLAASYLGGCVNASSFTGCLLSLTFCGPNKINHFFCDLPPLVKLSCTHIYVAEISPAILAGSIIVVTLFIIAVSYLCILHSVLNMHSPEGRHKAFSTCTSHLSAVTLLYGTVTFVYVIPKAGHSSDHIKVASVFYTVVIPMLNPLIYSLRNKEVKEAMRKLMARRHWLF, encoded by the coding sequence ATGGAGACTGAAAACTACACCATGGTGACCGAGTTCATTATTCTGGGGTTAACAGAGGACCCTACACTTTGTGCCATCTTCTTTGTGGTTTTTCTAGGAATCTATGTTGCTACCATATTGGGCAATATCAGCATAATCCTGTTAATCCACAGAAGCCCTCAGCTGCACACCCCGATGTACGTTTTCCTCAGCCATTTAGCCTTTGTGGATATTGGCTATTCCACCTCAGTCACACCCATTATGATTGTGAGTTTCCTAAGAGAGAGAACTACTATCCCTGTCGCTGGCTGCGTAGCACAGCTTGGCTCTGATGTTATCTTTGGAACGGCGGAGTGCTTCCTGCTGGCCGCCATGGCCTATGATCGCTGTGTGGCCATCTGCTGTCCACTTCTCTACTCCACACACATGTCTTCCAGAGTCTGCATCATCCTATTGGCCGCTTCCTATCTGGGGGGATGTGTGAATGCTTCATCGTTTACTGGCTGTTTATTGAGCTTGACTTTCTGTGGACCAAATAAAATCAACCATTTCTTCTGTGACCTCCCACCATTAGTGAAGCTTTCTTGTACCCATATTTATGTTGCTGAAATATCTCCTGCCATCCTAGCTGGGTCGATCATTGTAGTCACACTGTTTATCATAGCTGTTTCATATCTCTGCATCCTGCACTCCGTCCTAAATATGCACTCCCCTGAGGGAAGACACAAGGCCTTCTCTACTTGTACTTCTCACCTCAGTGCGGTCACTTTGCTTTATGGGACGGTCACGTTTGTCTATGTCATACCGAAGGCAGGTCACTCGTCTGACCATATTAAAGTGGCGTCTGTGTTCTACACAGTGGTGATCCCCATGTTGAACCCCTTGATCTACAGTCTGAGAAACAAAGAGGTGAAAGAGGCCATGAGAAAATTGATGGCTAGAAGACATTggttattttga